The Peromyscus maniculatus bairdii isolate BWxNUB_F1_BW_parent chromosome 3, HU_Pman_BW_mat_3.1, whole genome shotgun sequence genome segment acctatacattcgagccaccttgcactctgtttcacctgagataatgtcccaattcctaacagttgaacgtttacctcctgaagaggccaagttggatgccaaaattctggtgcaattatggtaacgtccgcacctgtgtctaccagaccagacaacaaaacaccatttatttttatcattaattttggtctttgttcattaatagaagtttgccaaaaaattttctttatgttttctcctgaattttctattctctctgtttcatcaacctgaccagcatgatttattccaataggcatttggttatttaatcgctctccagagcagggatttcctctatggctgcaggaaaggtttgaactggatttgcactgggggcctgcacgaggcccctctgggagtttcccgaagactgaggcaaaggattaccctgtctgtcctttgtagatctacattcgttggtccagtgttttcccttaccacaccttctgcatactccagaaggaaggggcattctgttgccattgttccttgaagaaacattgtttctgggaatgacctgtctacagtcccttttcaaatgtccttgctttccacatccaaaacatctaacactcctcaaaccttttgaaattacttctcctacccatgtatcatcatgctcatcggcttcaacattaattgtttctctaatccaatcttccataggtgcagatcttgcccttaatggcctgattattcttttgcatgctgcattcacattctcaaaggccaaagattcaattattgccttaccagcttctgaatctgagaccattctctttactgctgaagccagtctttgtaaaaaaaatctgtaaaagactcttttgggccttgcatcacctttgtaaatgactcagatttttttcctggttcctcaactctgtcccatgcattcaaggctgccgttcgacataaaattagggtttggacatcatttaaacattgtgtttgtactgaagcatattggccttctccaataagctgatcctggcaaacttgtattcctttatccctccattgtttttctatgtttttagcctcctccttaaaccaagtcagaaattgaagtctctggctgggttccagaacaccttgtacaaggtcccgccagtcctgtggtactatcctattatatgttgactaagagtttaacatttgctttacatatggggaatgcatgccataagatactattgcctccttaaacctttttaaatccaacatttcaactggagcccaaatattttgtgtagccatttgatcaggcatctgctgtacggttacaggataaattaagggtgactgtgtgaaaacaggctttctttctgcaaccttatgatcccgacttgaaacaacttcactgttaatttcttctgtctgaatttttacaggtttaacaagttcttctaaagctgttatcctggcacttaaattgactatctttttaaatattaaaatgtggattagtatagtgataagctgcataattccaccaatactaatattatatagttgttccattatcagactgcctaaattttcgaacaaaaaccaattttcttccaatgtacacataaaacccatttattttttaatgtggaaaaaattctcttttagatagtttcctttaaaatatctgatatgttatgacttaccaaatctgcgtagaacagtagaaatccgaggggattttcaaagcagccacctagtgtcccaggtgtaaatccagagagagagagagagagagagagagagagagagagagagagagagagagagagagagagagagaaaagagagagagagagaatgcacaagaaagcgtagccggctaaagctgaaatccagccacgtgttccctcttgtaccgagtcaaggcttgggtctggcttccttaagctctgaccacgtgtgttggctttacaggcagggccctgttcggcagggcaggtctgagttgtttgtagcacctgCTTTAAgctagcaggctttaagcaagcagctcagttagtccggcctgaggccaaggactagggggccgccgctcggactaggaagccagcgctcggactaggacgccggccacccggtctgccgcccttgcgggaaagcggacctgccgccaagtcaagcggtttttaatggattcttgtcacgttgggcaccagatattgatgtaactaaccgtcttattaaataagaaacacagaaacaatgtaaaagagaaagccgagaggtcagagctcagagctgaaatctcacccttccgcctgtggtgtcctagcttcctgaaaagagggctacttcctgtctgttcattttttttttatagtatgttgttctgccttctcattggttgtaaacccaaacacatgactgccttgtcactgtctgaatgtacagccccctatgtcttaaaggcatatgtctccaatgctggctgtatccctgaacacacagagatctatggtattaaaggcgtgtgccaccactgccacactctgtctatggctctaatagctctgacccccgggcaactttatttattaacatacaatcaagatcacatttcagtacaattagaataccaccacacagccaTAGAAAGGAAACCAGGAGAAAGGCAAAATAGAGCCCCATATTCCCTGAGAAGAAACTTCAGTGGTGTCTTGaacattgaaggaaatcaggaaagTGTTAAATCAGAAAGAATGCAATGAGCAAGAGCTCTCTATAAGCAAACAGACTTCATGGAAAGAGTGACTGGGGAATAATTTCAGGAAGAGCATGGAAGCAGAAATGGGTGTTTGTTGGTGACGATGGGCGTGAAAGATGTCAAAAGTCAAGTAGGATGGGCTCTTCCTCATCTGAGACCACCCagtaggaggagaaaggaggccaGTAGTGGGCATGGAAATAGCTAAGCAATTCTGACAATAACCAGTTCTATCACCTTCAAGGTATGGGATAGGGTGCTCGAACAATCTTCTCTGAATTATTGCATTCTAGCTGTGGCATTGGAATACCAATACAGAAGGGAACCAGAAGTAAATGTGAACATGTCTATGGAAATTCTCAAGACAGTACATGCACATTTGTATTATTGTGTGAAATAAACAGAAGGCAGATTGCTCAGAGATGTGAGTGGTTTAGATCCAGAACCTCTTATTTCTTCTATAGAAACAGAAGTGGGAATTAGGGATGCCCACTCTCATGATGGAGTAAAACTGCATTGGTGTGAACACTTTCAGGTAGAGAGCCTGCTCTGTTGGTGCAACCTATGGTCTAAGCATTCAGTAGCCTGAAGCAAGaaaatcccaagttcaaggcctgctaggattacagagcAAGACTTTGCATCAAAGTTCCCAAAATGAATATGAGGGAGGGAACTCAGAAGTCAAGGTGGTTAATCATCGCTAAGGTTTACACTAGGTGCAAAGAGTTTCTGCCATAGTGAAAGAAATCAGTAGTCTTGTCTACCACAACAATGTATGCATACTTTACAACTTCAAATCTCCCTGATGTACTAAGGAAGAAAAATCTTTAGCTCTGCTATTCAGACATGACTTTTCTTGAAAAAGTACAATGAAATAACCTCCCTATTATGGTTCCACTGAAATTATTGTTGTGTTTCAGATTTTGCTGATGATTGTTTCATGAGGCCCATTTTGAGTCCAGGATAACTTTCAATGGAGAAAGTCTGCCTGATCTCAGACCCTTCAGATAAGAGCTTGCCTCCCAGAGCTAAGGGACTAGAAAGGTCAGACAGAGGAACAGGTAGTGATGGCAAATGTACTTTATTGACACAGGGACTGAGTAGGAATTGGGGATCTCTAGTTGGCAGCAATTGTGTTCTGGATCCAGTTCACATAGTTGCAGACCTTGGTGTACACACCAGGGAGGTTCTTCTGGGCACAGCCATAGCCCCAGGAGACGATGCCCTGAAGTTGTCCATTGCAGACCACAGGGCCACCAGAGTCACCCTGCAATGGAGAAACACAGTGTTTAAAGTAGTGGCATGATGAAAAATGGTCACATCTGCTCTTACATTAAGACCCATTCCAGTCAGCTTCTGACTGCATTTGTTTTTCATTGAAACACATCCTCTAATCTTACTAATGAGATGAAAGGACATCCAGGGTAGAGCTCACTTCCCCCATCTCTCTGGATGAATCTCTAGTCTCATAATACTGAATAGTCAAATCCCCCTCTCTGGAGAAGATGGGTTTCATATGGAAAGGGAGCCACTCACCTGGCAGGAATCCTTGCCTCCCTCAAGGAAGCCAACACAGAACATGTTGTTGGTGATTTGTCCAGGGTAGGAGGCTTCACAGGCAGCCTGAGACAGCACTGgggcatccaggcactggagcAGGTCTGGGTTATTCACTTTGAGAAAAGATAGTTATCAAAGTAGAAATATGTATTAGAGCACCCTGAGAAATAATAATTTATCCCAGAATACCATGGCTAACCACCAGAGAAATCATTAAGAGTATAAATTCCAACAAAGAATTATagctttctaaaactttagaatGACCATTTTTGATCCTGTTTTCAGTATAATAACACAGTGTATATTTGTTCTCTTTAGGTTACAGGAAGTGAACTTCTTGGTATTTTGTAGCCCTTTGCTACCAGGAATACTCTTCTTATAGTTAGTAGTTCAAACATATTTGGAAGATGAAAGCAAATAAGTTCAAATCCAGAGACATGTCTGGTTTTggaaacatggggaggaaaggctggagTAGGTAAATGTCATACTTACCACCTGAGCTAAGGGTGTTGCCCCAGCCAGAGATGAGGCACTGAGTGCCAGCAGGTGCACAGGAGGTAGGCAGAGCTACAGCTGCCACTCTGGCATTGAGGGTCACAGGGGAAGCTAGCTTGATCAGCATGATGTCATTGTCCAGGGTCCTCGAATTGAAGTTGGGATGTCTGATGCTTTTGGCAGCAGTGACAAATTGCTCATTGCCCTCAAGGACATTGATGTTGTGCTCTCCCAGTCTCATTTGGATGCGGCTGTTGGAAAGAAGAGACATGGTTCAGAGTTTCAACACATTATCCAAAACACACTACAGGTTCCAGAACTTCATGTTCAGGAATAGCTCAAAGGAGAAGCTCTTCAGTGATGGACAATTTCTAGTTAGTCACCCTGGCCTTTAATATACAGAGGTTGTTGGTATATAGGGTATAAAATAAAGGAGTGCAGTTGGGCTGGTTTTTAACCTGTCATACTATAGCCTTTGATACATCCAGGGATGTGGACCCAAGTTGACATTTGATGTACACCTCGCCCTCCGAGTCTT includes the following:
- the LOC102915540 gene encoding trypsin-4, with product MPSSPRELYIQALFPCSLPSATMSALLILALVGAAVAFPVDDDDKIVGGYTCRESSVPYQVSLNSGYHFCGGSLINSQWVVSAAHCYKSRIQMRLGEHNINVLEGNEQFVTAAKSIRHPNFNSRTLDNDIMLIKLASPVTLNARVAAVALPTSCAPAGTQCLISGWGNTLSSGVNNPDLLQCLDAPVLSQAACEASYPGQITNNMFCVGFLEGGKDSCQGDSGGPVVCNGQLQGIVSWGYGCAQKNLPGVYTKVCNYVNWIQNTIAAN